The following coding sequences lie in one Peribacillus frigoritolerans genomic window:
- a CDS encoding YhgE/Pip domain-containing protein — protein MNGLQLVFQDIKAMWKHKHGRIALIFLLVVPLIYSGFFLAGYWNPYGKLDQLPVAVVNLDKGSEMDDKPVQAGDDFVKQLKKQKELDFHFVTAKEANTGLEEGTYYMVVTIPEHFSENVTTLMDEKPERAKLLYTVNPGKNFVASQISSTAAEKMTAKINASITKVYSEGILSKFQEVSKGLADAGDGAEELHQGTAEAKGGSEKLDDGIQDLNDGAQKLQTGSAKLLDGQETLAHGAKGLTSGSQNLYSGMKQLSDGHHSLENGMNEVSQGIEDWSAGNEKLTQGQEQAADTVNTLKKQLDAYMKSHPDAVKDQDFKQIIALSEGLSKTAATLNAGQRQLGEGAEKVADGQETLQSGMNAFGDRMAQATSGAKQLNEGSEEFANGFSKWTNGFSTLNAGIVSLAGGSSQLASGSTELQDGLASLEAGSSKLSSKLNEAADKTASLQYDDSTTSMFSEPVQLVQSNLSEVPNYGTGIAPYFLSLAFYVGGIMASNILPLGRRQNLKVTGTVHFTNKLMLVYVIGLIQALLVDAVVLLGFHLHVASVPVFILSSIIVSFTFMTFILMLVTVFGVVGKFAAVTLLVFQLATCGGTFPGELGMSLLTKIGQFLPMAHSLKELQEVISLGGWENLQAQIWILLAYLVSAAIICWIASHIQQAKVTSEEVTS, from the coding sequence ATGAATGGTTTACAACTTGTATTTCAAGATATAAAAGCAATGTGGAAACATAAACACGGGAGAATCGCCTTGATTTTCCTTTTGGTCGTTCCATTGATTTACTCTGGTTTCTTCTTGGCTGGATATTGGAATCCTTATGGAAAGTTGGATCAGCTCCCTGTAGCAGTGGTCAATCTCGATAAGGGGTCGGAAATGGATGATAAACCAGTCCAAGCTGGAGATGATTTCGTTAAACAATTGAAGAAGCAAAAAGAATTGGACTTTCACTTTGTCACGGCAAAGGAGGCTAATACAGGCCTTGAAGAAGGTACCTATTATATGGTTGTCACGATCCCGGAGCATTTTTCGGAAAATGTCACGACTTTAATGGATGAAAAACCGGAAAGAGCTAAACTTTTGTATACTGTTAATCCAGGTAAAAACTTCGTTGCCTCACAGATCAGCTCAACTGCTGCTGAAAAGATGACTGCAAAAATCAACGCAAGCATTACAAAAGTCTATTCTGAAGGCATCCTTTCAAAATTCCAGGAGGTTTCTAAAGGCTTGGCGGATGCCGGGGATGGAGCGGAAGAGCTTCATCAAGGAACGGCGGAAGCGAAAGGCGGCAGTGAGAAATTGGATGATGGCATTCAGGATTTGAATGATGGCGCCCAGAAACTGCAAACAGGAAGCGCCAAGCTCTTGGATGGACAAGAAACCTTAGCCCATGGTGCGAAAGGATTAACATCAGGTTCCCAGAACTTGTATTCCGGCATGAAGCAGCTATCGGATGGACATCACTCATTGGAAAATGGGATGAATGAAGTAAGTCAGGGTATTGAGGACTGGTCAGCCGGAAATGAAAAATTGACGCAAGGGCAAGAACAGGCTGCCGATACAGTGAATACCCTTAAGAAACAATTGGATGCCTATATGAAAAGTCATCCTGATGCAGTAAAGGATCAAGACTTTAAGCAAATCATTGCCCTATCAGAAGGTTTATCCAAAACAGCTGCCACTTTAAATGCCGGTCAAAGGCAATTGGGCGAAGGTGCTGAAAAAGTGGCTGATGGACAAGAGACCCTTCAATCCGGGATGAATGCCTTTGGTGATAGAATGGCACAAGCTACCTCAGGTGCTAAGCAATTAAACGAGGGATCTGAAGAATTCGCGAATGGTTTCTCTAAATGGACAAATGGTTTTTCCACTTTAAATGCTGGAATCGTTTCGCTAGCTGGCGGAAGCAGCCAGCTAGCTAGTGGATCGACGGAACTACAAGACGGACTGGCTTCGCTGGAAGCGGGCTCAAGCAAGTTATCCTCCAAGCTTAATGAAGCTGCCGATAAAACGGCTAGTCTTCAGTACGACGATTCGACCACTTCAATGTTCTCTGAACCCGTGCAATTGGTCCAATCCAATTTATCTGAAGTTCCTAACTATGGAACCGGAATTGCCCCTTATTTTCTGTCATTGGCTTTTTATGTAGGCGGCATCATGGCTTCCAATATCTTGCCGCTTGGCCGCAGGCAGAATCTTAAGGTAACCGGAACCGTTCATTTCACGAATAAATTAATGCTGGTATATGTAATCGGCTTGATTCAGGCACTTCTAGTGGATGCAGTGGTCCTGCTTGGATTCCATTTACATGTAGCAAGTGTCCCTGTATTCATTCTATCTAGCATCATCGTTTCATTTACCTTCATGACGTTCATTCTTATGCTGGTGACCGTATTCGGAGTGGTCGGAAAATTCGCAGCCGTGACCCTTCTCGTGTTCCAATTGGCTACGTGCGGCGGAACATTCCCAGGCGAACTGGGCATGTCATTATTGACGAAAATCGGTCAATTTTTACCTATGGCCCACTCACTAAAGGAACTTCAAGAGGTCATCTCCTTAGGCGGCTGGGAAAACTTGCAGGCGCAGATTTGGATTTTACTTGCCTATCTCGTTTCTGCGGCGATCATTTGCTGGATAGCCAGTCATATCCAGCAAGCAAAAGTAACTTCAGAGGAAGTGACATCTTGA
- a CDS encoding DHA2 family efflux MFS transporter permease subunit, translating into MVGAFISILNSTLLNIALPSIQIDLGIETSTVQWLTTGYMLVNGIMIPTTAFLIRKYSVRNLFLTAMLLFSIGTIVAGVAHVFPLLLSARMVQAAGSAIMMPLLMNVLLTSFPVEKRGSAMGLFGLVMMFAPAIGPTLSGWIIEHYDWRMLFHFITPLALLVLIFGFFKLKDHKEKVDISIDKISVILSSLGFGGLLYGFSSAGSKGWDSLEVYGTLIVGAISLILFITRQLKMETPMLEFKIFKHPMFALSATISIVLNMAMFSGMILIPMYTQTVRGISPFDSGLLMLPGALLMALMSPVTGKLFDKFGARILASIGLLITVVTTYLLSKLSMETTYTEIVILFSVRSFGMSMSMMPIMTNGLNSLPARMNPHGTAMNNTLNQISGAIGTALLVTVMSNRAASTAEDLMTKAMSKLTSQPTAEMMGQMKAQIGMQAMLDGINFSFFVSTFIAGVALILALFIKRAWPAEEKPAMKKDQTA; encoded by the coding sequence ATGGTCGGGGCGTTCATATCGATACTGAATTCAACCCTTTTAAATATTGCACTGCCATCAATTCAAATAGACCTGGGAATAGAGACTTCCACAGTTCAATGGCTGACAACTGGCTACATGCTCGTGAACGGAATCATGATTCCGACAACTGCCTTCTTAATAAGAAAATATTCGGTACGTAATCTGTTCCTGACAGCCATGCTCCTATTCTCAATCGGGACAATCGTGGCAGGTGTAGCGCATGTATTCCCGCTATTATTGAGCGCACGTATGGTTCAGGCTGCCGGTTCGGCAATCATGATGCCATTATTAATGAACGTACTTTTAACTTCTTTCCCTGTTGAAAAACGTGGCTCGGCAATGGGACTATTCGGTTTGGTCATGATGTTTGCCCCTGCAATCGGGCCGACGCTTTCAGGCTGGATCATTGAACATTATGATTGGAGAATGCTATTCCATTTCATTACTCCGCTAGCTTTACTAGTGCTTATTTTCGGCTTCTTTAAACTTAAAGACCACAAGGAAAAAGTCGATATCTCAATTGATAAAATATCGGTCATCCTTTCAAGCTTAGGCTTCGGCGGTTTGCTTTACGGATTCAGTTCGGCAGGCAGCAAGGGTTGGGATAGCCTTGAGGTATACGGAACACTGATTGTCGGTGCCATCTCCCTGATCCTTTTCATAACACGCCAGCTTAAAATGGAAACACCAATGCTTGAGTTCAAGATCTTCAAGCACCCGATGTTCGCTTTATCCGCAACGATCTCAATCGTACTGAACATGGCGATGTTCTCGGGGATGATCTTAATTCCGATGTACACACAAACAGTACGTGGCATTTCACCATTCGATTCTGGATTACTGATGCTTCCAGGTGCGTTATTAATGGCCCTCATGTCACCGGTTACCGGTAAGCTTTTCGATAAGTTCGGTGCCCGCATCCTTGCTTCAATCGGTTTGCTTATCACCGTGGTAACTACGTATTTGCTAAGTAAATTATCAATGGAAACTACGTATACAGAAATTGTAATCCTGTTTTCCGTTCGTTCCTTCGGGATGTCAATGTCCATGATGCCGATCATGACAAATGGTTTGAACTCGCTGCCAGCCCGCATGAACCCGCACGGTACAGCCATGAATAACACACTGAACCAAATTTCTGGTGCGATCGGTACGGCATTGCTCGTTACGGTCATGTCTAACCGTGCAGCTTCTACTGCCGAAGATTTAATGACGAAAGCGATGAGCAAATTAACAAGCCAGCCCACAGCTGAGATGATGGGCCAAATGAAAGCCCAAATCGGGATGCAGGCAATGCTCGATGGAATTAACTTCTCCTTCTTTGTATCTACCTTCATTGCCGGTGTGGCGCTGATTCTGGCATTATTCATTAAGCGCGCATGGCCAGCTGAAGAAAAACCAGCTATGAAAAAAGATCAAACCGCTTAA